GCCAGACTGTCGGTGCCAATGGTGATGGGACAATGAAGGCGTCTCATCATGGCAATATCCGGTAGTTTGTTTTCAATATAGAGGTTGGCCTGTGGACAGAGGCACCACCAGGCATCCACATCCAGTTGTTTTGCGGCCTGTATGTCTGCTTCGGTTGTAAAAGTATTATGTACGAGGAGTATCCTGTTGCCGTTGAAATACCCAAGGTAAGCTTCCAGGCTGTTAGTGCCGGAGGACCGGAATCCGCTGGCGTCCATGCCGAATTGCCGGTAGAAATTAAGAAAATCGCCGGTTTTTTGCTGATAGAGCTCATTTTCGGCGGCTGTTTCCTGATTGTGAATGCTGACAGGCGAATTTCCCGGTGTATCCGCCAGTAATTTGAAGAGAGTGGCGCTTACGGAGTAAGGGGCATGAGGAACGATGGTGCACCGGTGGCGGGAACCGTCTATTTCCCGGAATGACTGAAGCACATCCAGGCTGTAGGTATACCGCCCTGTGGCGCCGGCATCGGCTACCCCCATACATTCCACGAAAGAGTGGTAATACATACGGCCCTGTTGTTTTTTGATCAGGGTGGCAGTGCCATTACAAATGTCGCCCACGGCAGCAATGCCGGATTCCCACATTTCCTGCTCTGCCAGGTCTATTGCGGCATTGAGGTCGGCCGTGGCGTTATTCCGCTGTTGCATGACCTGGGTGAGGAAGGCGGGCAGGCCGGTTTTTTCCGGGATCACTCCTTTCATATGGG
The genomic region above belongs to Chitinophaga sp. 180180018-3 and contains:
- a CDS encoding amidohydrolase family protein, which encodes MKQIKLKGTDIFNGHELLGPGKVLILEENGAVAGIVPETEAGEGVQQLNGILCPGFVNTHCHLELSHMKGVIPEKTGLPAFLTQVMQQRNNATADLNAAIDLAEQEMWESGIAAVGDICNGTATLIKKQQGRMYYHSFVECMGVADAGATGRYTYSLDVLQSFREIDGSRHRCTIVPHAPYSVSATLFKLLADTPGNSPVSIHNQETAAENELYQQKTGDFLNFYRQFGMDASGFRSSGTNSLEAYLGYFNGNRILLVHNTFTTEADIQAAKQLDVDAWWCLCPQANLYIENKLPDIAMMRRLHCPITIGTDSLASNHCLSIWEEIKTIRRYFPEIPLDEMLQWATFNGAKFLGIEDTYGCFDPGATPGVLLINHECTRII